The following coding sequences lie in one Ostrea edulis chromosome 8, xbOstEdul1.1, whole genome shotgun sequence genomic window:
- the LOC125673923 gene encoding uncharacterized protein LOC125673923 gives MKPLPDLQGCENRMLVAQNVRSTIKCTECDKPRCIYSKLKLNPRDLRALKHTTDKYDYTCGAILAPEGDVLHGKVFTRLQLACTSHIEFAYYSSDVGRKDICAYCVATEIQKDKDLCKNFKVVLPVCDLCRSKKLEVPKRNPIKK, from the exons ATGAAGCCTCTCCCAGATTTACAG GGTTGTGAAAACAGAATGCTTGTTGCCCAGAATGTGAGATCTACAATAAAATGCACTGAATGTGACAAACCTAGATGCATTTATTCTAAGCTGAAGTTGAACCCTCGAGATTTAAGAGCCTTGAAGCACACAACAGATAAATATGACTACACTTGCGGGGCAATTTTAGCACCAGAAG GGGATGTTCTACATGGAAAAGTTTTCACAAGACTCCAGCTTGCATGTACCAGTCACATTGAATTTGCATACTACAGCTCGGATGTTGGCCGCAAAGACATATGTGCATATTGTGTTGCAACAGAGATCCAAAAGGACAAGGACTTGTGCAAAAACTTTAAAGTTGTGCTGCCAGTTTGTGACTTGTGTCGTTCCAAAAAATTGGAAGTCCCAAAGAGAAATCCAATTAAGAAATAG